The Arcobacter roscoffensis genome segment ATGGAATTACTTATGAAAACAAAGGTTGATTTGATTTTAAGTGATATTCAAATGCCAGATATTGATGGTTTTCAATTTGCCCAGTATTTAAAGTCTGTTGATTCAACTAAAAACATACCAATTATATTTATCACAGGGATCTATGATAAAGACGCTTATCAAAAAAAAGGTTATGAAATAGGTGCTGTTGAGTATATCTCAAAACCTATTGATGAAAATCTTTTAACAGCTAAATTAAAGGTTTATATTGATTTATTTGAAGATAAAAAAAGAGATACAAATGAACTTTCAAAAAAAGAAGAGATATTAATACATCAGTCAAAAATGGCAACAATGGGTGAAATGATAGGCGTTATTGCTCATCAATTAAAACAGCCTTTAAATAATATGTCTTTATATTGTTCTGATGTAAAAGATTCATATAAACATGGGGAAATTGATGATAACTTTATAGAAGAGTTTGACAAAAATACAAAAGATCAGATTGTTTTTATGAGTGAAACTATAAATGACTTTATAAACTTTTTTAATCCCAATAAGACTAAAAAATCTTTCACAATAAAATCTGCAATGGACAAAACTATAAAACTACTTGATAAACAATTGGTAAATAATAATATTGATTTAAAAGTTCATTTAGGTGAAGAAACAGCTTTTGGAGTAGAAACAGAACTTGAACAAGTTTTTTTAAACTTAATAACAAACGCTAAAGATGCTTTTGTAGAAAGAGAAATTCAAAATAGACAAATAGCTATAACTTCTATGACAAGAGATAAGTATAGTATAGTTATTATTGAAGATAATGCAGGTGGAATAAAAGAAGATAACCTTGATAAAATCTTTGACCCATACTACACAACAAAAGATTATGGTACAGGCACTGGTCTTTATATGGTAAAACTTGTAATCAAAAGTAGTTTTGGTGGGGATTTAAAAATTCAAAATGGTAAACATGGGGCAAAATTTATAATCGTAGTTCCTAAAAGCAAAATAGCCTAAAAATAGGGCTATTTAAAGTGTTTATTTTTTACTGTTCCAAAATTGTACCAGTATTGTTCTATGCATTAAAATAGCTACCTCTAGTCTTTTCATCATTTTTTATGTATTTTGCATAAAATGATAAAGTTATATTTGCATTTTTGTGACCTAACATATTTGATACCCATAAAATATCTTCTCCATTAGATATCATTAATGAAGCAAAAGTATGCCTCATTTGATACAAGTTTCTATATTCGATATCTAATTCTTTTAAAGCTTTTTTCCAATAAACAATTGATAGTTTATTAGCACTATGAAATGGCTTTTTAAACTTTGTATTAAAAAGATATTCTGAATCAGTTTTATATTTTAAATGACTATTTAAATAGGGTAATAAAACATTTATTATATCAACATCTCTAATACTAGATTTTGTTTTAGGAGTACTATCCTTACCTCGATTTCTAGTTGCTCTTACATAAATTGTTTTATTTTCAAAATCAATATTTTCCCATTTTAAGGCTAAAATCTCTCCAGTTCTCATACCTGTAAAAAAACCTATTGCAAAATAAGCTCTTACTTTTGAAGGCAAAGTATTTAATATACTAAATATTTCCTCTTTTGAAAAAGGTTTAACCTTTTGTAAGAGTTCAGAAGAAGGGGATTTTATCAAAGTTAAAGGGTTTTTATTAATAATCTCATCTCTAAAGGCATCTTGTAAAATGCCATGAAATACTACTCTAATATTAGATACATATTTAGGAGAAAACTTTTTTAATAAATCATTTTGCCATAATGTAAGTTCACTAACTTTTAGTGAAGTTATTTTCTTCTTTCCAAAATAGGGCAATATATGATATTTAATTACATAATCATAATTAATACGTGTTTGTTCTTTTCTACTACTTGAATGCATCTTCAAACTAATATCAATCATTTCTTTAACAGTTGGAACAGTTTTGTTTTCAAAGAACTCACCACTATGTACCTTTAAAAGCATTTGTGGAATTATTTGTGTGTCAGCTAATTTTCTATTAGCTTTACTATCTTCTATATTTAGTGATTTTTTAATCACTTTACCATCTAAACTAAACCTTACCCAAAGTTTTTTCCCTCTAGTGTAAAGTTTAGGTTGTGTCATTTTAATCATGTGTTTCTCCTTTTGAAAAACACCTTGATTTTAATACTTCTAAACGATTTAATTTTACTATAATTCATATTAAATCTTTAATAACATTATTAGCTATTTCTTTTGCATTCATTTTTGTTAATGTATGCATAACCCAGTTATCTAGTTCTAACTTATCAAACAAAACTCTACCAGCCTTTTTATAGTAGTGTTTACCTTCAATTAAATAGTTGTCTTTTAGTTTATGGATATGCTCTTTTGAATATCCAAGATAATAAGATGCTTCTTTTGTATTTAGCCATCTTTTCTCACTATTAATCTTTTGTTCTAATATATTTAATTTTTCTAATACTTCATTTATTTTTTCTAAATTCTCAAATGGTATATTCATTGTTTTAATTCTCCTTTGATTATCTGTTTAAGGGAGGGAGTAAATCCCTCAACGCTGTATATACTTTTTAAAAAAGTATCAAAAACCTTGTGCCTCATTTGGTGTAATATCTAATACTAAATTCCTCTT includes the following:
- a CDS encoding helix-turn-helix domain-containing protein, with the translated sequence MNIPFENLEKINEVLEKLNILEQKINSEKRWLNTKEASYYLGYSKEHIHKLKDNYLIEGKHYYKKAGRVLFDKLELDNWVMHTLTKMNAKEIANNVIKDLI
- a CDS encoding hybrid sensor histidine kinase/response regulator, producing the protein MSKFSVLIVDDVQDNIYSLKLIIEDNFDVDIYSALSATEAMELLMKTKVDLILSDIQMPDIDGFQFAQYLKSVDSTKNIPIIFITGIYDKDAYQKKGYEIGAVEYISKPIDENLLTAKLKVYIDLFEDKKRDTNELSKKEEILIHQSKMATMGEMIGVIAHQLKQPLNNMSLYCSDVKDSYKHGEIDDNFIEEFDKNTKDQIVFMSETINDFINFFNPNKTKKSFTIKSAMDKTIKLLDKQLVNNNIDLKVHLGEETAFGVETELEQVFLNLITNAKDAFVEREIQNRQIAITSMTRDKYSIVIIEDNAGGIKEDNLDKIFDPYYTTKDYGTGTGLYMVKLVIKSSFGGDLKIQNGKHGAKFIIVVPKSKIA
- a CDS encoding tyrosine-type recombinase/integrase; protein product: MIKMTQPKLYTRGKKLWVRFSLDGKVIKKSLNIEDSKANRKLADTQIIPQMLLKVHSGEFFENKTVPTVKEMIDISLKMHSSSRKEQTRINYDYVIKYHILPYFGKKKITSLKVSELTLWQNDLLKKFSPKYVSNIRVVFHGILQDAFRDEIINKNPLTLIKSPSSELLQKVKPFSKEEIFSILNTLPSKVRAYFAIGFFTGMRTGEILALKWENIDFENKTIYVRATRNRGKDSTPKTKSSIRDVDIINVLLPYLNSHLKYKTDSEYLFNTKFKKPFHSANKLSIVYWKKALKELDIEYRNLYQMRHTFASLMISNGEDILWVSNMLGHKNANITLSFYAKYIKNDEKTRGSYFNA